TGACGAGGCCAGTTCGACTGTTCACCCATGACCATGTACGCGAATTGACTACGCAGGACCGAAACTTAATTGCCTCCGCACCTATCGAAATACAGGGTGGGGGCTACGAGGATATGGAAACAATGCTCTCAGAGGGAATTGTGGCAGGCGCTATTGATGCGGGTCAATTGGTGTCCATAGCTCATACAAGCGGCGTCACTGATCTTCATGGTGAGATTGGCGTTGGCACCCTTGAACTCTGGCGCAAAAGAGGCCTGTGTAGCGCCGCCGCCTCGATAGTATCG
The sequence above is a segment of the Gemmatimonadota bacterium genome. Coding sequences within it:
- a CDS encoding GNAT family N-acetyltransferase; this translates as TRPVRLFTHDHVRELTTQDRNLIASAPIEIQGGGYEDMETMLSEGIVAGAIDAGQLVSIAHTSGVTDLHGEIGVGTLELWRKRGLCSAAASIVSNRLQEQGRVPIWSTGENNFASLRVAAKLGFQEVSRRTYVIPIKN